In a genomic window of Anaerolineales bacterium:
- the pheS gene encoding phenylalanine--tRNA ligase subunit alpha — MLEQLEAILQAGTQALVKTEDEAGLQAWRVKHLGRASALSQVLDGLRSLPREQRPAVGKRANEVKKALESAYARKEAGLQAASVERALLHERVDISLPGRRVALGRLHPATQTLLQIYAIWQDMGFQVYRSRDVETEAYNFELLNIPAHHPARDLWDTFYTTTPGILLRTHTSPGQIHVMRQRAPEPIRVILPGMCYRYEQISARSEIQFNQVEGLAVGEGITFADLKGTLNAFARRMFGEQVQTRFRAAHFPFTEPSAEMDIECFVCGGAGCPVCKHTGWLEILGSGMVHPTVLLNGGYDPQRFTGFAFGMGPERLTMLKHRIEDIRYFWANDLRFLEQF; from the coding sequence ATGTTGGAACAGCTTGAAGCGATCCTACAGGCGGGAACGCAGGCTCTGGTTAAGACCGAGGATGAGGCCGGGCTGCAGGCCTGGCGGGTGAAGCACCTGGGCCGCGCCTCTGCCTTGAGCCAAGTCCTGGATGGCCTAAGAAGTCTGCCGCGGGAGCAGCGACCCGCCGTGGGCAAACGCGCCAATGAGGTAAAAAAAGCCTTGGAGTCAGCCTATGCCAGGAAGGAGGCGGGCTTGCAGGCGGCGTCGGTCGAGCGCGCCTTGCTGCACGAACGGGTTGACATCAGCCTGCCGGGGAGACGGGTGGCCCTGGGGCGGCTGCACCCGGCCACCCAGACCCTGCTGCAAATCTACGCCATCTGGCAGGACATGGGCTTCCAGGTGTACCGCTCGCGCGATGTCGAGACCGAGGCCTACAACTTCGAGCTGCTCAACATCCCGGCGCATCACCCGGCGCGGGATCTGTGGGACACCTTCTACACCACAACGCCCGGGATCCTGCTGCGCACCCATACCTCGCCGGGGCAGATCCATGTCATGCGCCAGCGGGCGCCGGAGCCGATCCGGGTTATCCTGCCAGGAATGTGTTATCGCTATGAACAGATCTCCGCCCGCTCCGAGATCCAATTCAACCAGGTGGAGGGGCTGGCCGTTGGGGAGGGCATCACCTTCGCCGACCTGAAGGGAACGTTGAACGCCTTTGCCCGGCGGATGTTCGGCGAGCAGGTGCAGACTCGATTCCGCGCGGCCCATTTTCCCTTCACTGAGCCCTCAGCGGAGATGGACATCGAGTGCTTCGTGTGCGGCGGGGCGGGGTGCCCGGTGTGCAAACACACCGGGTGGCTGGAGATCCTCGGCAGCGGCATGGTTCATCCCACCGTGCTGTTGAACGGCGGCTATGATCCGCAGCGCTTCACCGGCTTCGCCTTCGGAATGGGGCCGGAGCGTCTGACGATGCTGAAGCACCGGATCGAAGATATTCGCTACTTCTGGGCCAACGACCTTCGGTTCTTGGAGCAGTTCTAA